From one Lotus japonicus ecotype B-129 chromosome 3, LjGifu_v1.2 genomic stretch:
- the LOC130743707 gene encoding uncharacterized protein LOC130743707, with amino-acid sequence MASRLQNNDNDIGQQRKLNLDHVDFETQIAARDSQENEDGAHKKSNDDIYLEVVGGANKKGRIYGLGAEAGKFKRSKATSSHGVSPSGYETMINLVSTLTEENKKLKEKMKTYDEKFEYMDRFMESFPQSLTSCSVEQPPTNQHNIDDE; translated from the exons ATGGCCAGCAGACTTCAAAACAACGATAATGATATAGGTcaacaaagaaaattaaatcTAGACCAC GTTGATTTTGAAACACAAATTGCTGCAAGAGACTCACAGGAGAATGAAGATGGTGCCCACAAAAAATCAAATGATGACATCTACTTAGAGGTTGTTGGGGGTGCGAACAAGAAGGGGCGGATTTATGGATTAGGTGCAGAGGCTGGAAAGTTCAAACGTTCTAAGGCCACATCATCTCATGGCGTCTCACCCTCAGGGTATGAGACAATGATAAATCTTGTTTCTACTTTAACAGAGGAGAACAAGAAGCTaaaggaaaaaatgaagacATATGATGAAAAATTTGAATACATGGACAGATTCATGGAGAGCTTTCCTCAAAGCCTGACTTCATGCTCTGTTGAACAACCACCTACAAATCAGCATAACATAGATGATGAATAA
- the LOC130748734 gene encoding probable BOI-related E3 ubiquitin-protein ligase 3, whose amino-acid sequence MAVEARHLNLFPPQLITNREMMVNPVETNANNLYNTTTQMCYSSVLPLSGGVGGATPENMLLPAAYNSIMDNSFPQKNSMKSDSGLTYNVPLSTKACNTRENSTSINNFPFPSYPSSRTTATAAVNKSCASSSFSFLGEDISLQIHQQQVDIDNLIAQRMEKVRMEVDEKRKRQAKRLIEAVEIGVMKKLKSKQEEIEKIGKLNWALGERVKSLCIENQIWRDLAQTNEATANALRSNLEQVLAQRDGGGGGATVSPAGAMVDDAESCCGSTDGDDEGWRTLAGECAGVKDKDSGSRLCRNCGKDESCVLILPCRHLCLCTVCGSTLHTCPICKSFKTASVHVNMF is encoded by the exons ATGGCTGTTGAAGCTCGTCATCTCAATCTTTTTCCTCCTCAACTCATTACCAACCG GGAAATGATGGTGAACCCAGTTGAGACAAACGCTAATAATCTCTACAACACCACCACCCAGATGTGCTATTCATCAGTTTTACCATTATCCGGCGGCGTCGGTGGCGCAACGCCGGAAAACATGCTCCTTCCGGCGGCGTATAATTCCATCATGGACAACTCCTTTCCTCAGAAAAACTCAATGAAATCTGACAGTGGCCTCACCTACAATGTTCCCTTATCAACCAAAGCCTGCAACACAAGAGAGAATTCAACTTCAATCAACAACTTTCCATTCCCATCTTACCCTTCTTCCCGaaccaccgccaccgccgccgTGAACAAAAGCTGCGCCTCCTCATCCTTCTCCTTCCTCGGTGAAGACATTTCCCTTCAGATCCACCAGCAACAAGTCGACATCGATAATCTCATTGCACAACGG ATGGAGAAGGTGAGAATGGAGGTAGATGAAAAACGCAAGAGGCAAGCGAAGAGGCTCATAGAAGCAGTTGAAATCGGCGTGATGAAGAAGCTGAAATCAAAGCaagaagagatagagaagattgGGAAACTGAACTGGGCATTAGGAGAAAGAGTCAAATCTCTCTGCATAGAGAATCAGATATGGCGCGACTTAGCACAAACCAACGAAGCCACCGCAAACGCTCTCCGATCCAATCTCGAGCAGGTACTAGCACAACGCGACGGCGGAGGCGGTGGAGCCACCGTGTCACCCGCCGGAGCGATGGTGGACGATGCAGAGTCATGTTGTGGCAGCACTGACGGCGATGATGAGGGGTGGCGCACGTTAGCGGGAGAGTGCGCAGGGGTGAAGGATAAGGATAGTGGCAGCAGATTGTGCAGGAACTGTGGAAAAGATGAATCGTGCGTGCTGATTTTGCCGTGCAGGCACCTGTGTTTGTGTACAGTTTGTGGGTCTACCCTACACACTTGTCCTATCTGTAAATCCTTCAAAACTGCCAGCGTTCATGTTAACATGTTCTAA